One Kwoniella newhampshirensis strain CBS 13917 chromosome 13, whole genome shotgun sequence DNA window includes the following coding sequences:
- a CDS encoding cystathionine beta-lyase: MTTSSSPGDTSLATSVYSLEPSSAAKSPTYAEQYKARAAHWRFSTLCASVDNKDQYGASSTPIYQTATFKGMDGQYDYTRSGNPTRGGLESHLARLYGATQTFALSTGMTCLDTILRLVKPGETVLAGDDLYGGTNRLLTYLGTHGGVNVKHVDTTKVEAVLPHLEPGNKVKMVLLESPTNPLLKIADLAEISTAVKAAAPSALIVADNTMMSPYLQRPLELGADIVYDSGTKYLSGHHDLMAGIIAASRPDVCKDIAFLINSVGSGLAPFDSFLLLRGVKTMSLRMDRQMATAQLVALYLDSLGFLVHYPGLKSHPKADIHWKQATGAGAVLSFVTDDKALSERIVGGTRLWGISVSFGAVNSLISMPCLMSHASISAAVRAERGLPENLIRLCVGIEDPRDLMDDLEHSLLSAGAITPNLSYTPLSHAKSAELYATDPEAWILDRARGFRRPSSNAIDKLVNGVKKGLGITSGQRKSIDHDIVVSAPGKVILFGEHAVVHGVTAVATSVNLRCFAVLSPRSDERVGLEVPDLEVELEWEISKLPWNLLPVHSHGQKRLADKELDPPLLQAIEGLVNTHVEVGKTGIGSCVAFLYVYMVMAGSEENALAVTFTASANLPIGAGLGSSAAYSACVASALLLAHSHISTPTDITLSSSDTDIVDGWAFLSEKVLHGTPSGIDNAVAVRGGAVAYTRAVGGRTGGLDSLHGFSSVRLLLTNTLVPRDTKTLVAGVSAKRLAEPHVVDPMLDAIQSISDEARTLLNGKAHVERKELVGRLETLIKENHSHLVNLGVSHPSLDMIVAATAAEPFGLASKLTGAGGGGCAVTLIPDEFPQSTLDELINTLQGHGFQPHLTSLGGPGLGIHTTPAAKEDNKVRTGEEGEGMVMPKRAGLREAGTDGLEAWAERLGGWKYT; this comes from the exons ATgaccacttcctcttcaccggGGGACACTTCCCTCGCCACATCCGTCTACTCCCTCGAACCATCTTCCGCTGCAAAATCACCGACTTACGCTGAACAGTACAAGGCTCGAGCGGCCCACTGGCGATTCTCGACTCTCTGTGCATCGGTCGACAACAAAGATCAATATGGAGCTAGCTCTACTCCCATCTATCAGACTGCTACGTTCAAGGGAATGGACGGGCAATACGATTACACGAGATCAGGTAATCCCACGAGGGGTGGACTCG AGAGTCATCTCGCAAGACTGTACGGTGCGACCCAAACCTTCGCTCTCTCAACAGGTATGACCTGTCTCGATACGATTCTACGACTTGTGAAGCCTGGAGAGACAGTTTTAGCCGGTGATGATCTATATGGTGGCACTAACCGGTTGTTGACGTATCTTGGAACGCACGGCGGTGTCAATGTCAAACATGTAGATACAACAAAGGTCGAGGCAGTGCTACCTCACCTCGAACCTGGGAACAA GGTCAAGATGGTCCTGCTCGAATCACCCACcaaccctcttctcaaGATCGCGGATCTCGCTGAGATATCTACCGCTGTCAAGGCTGCTGCTCCTTCCGCTCTTATCGTGGCAGACAATACCATGATGTCTCCTTATCTCCAGCGTCCTCTCGAACTCGGAGCCGACATCGTCTATGACTCTGGTACAAAGTATCTCTCTGGCCACCACGACCTCATGGCTGGTATCATTGCGGCTTCTCGACCGGACGTCTGTAAGGACATtgccttcctcatcaactCCGTTGGGTCAGGTCTTGCTCCTTTCGACTCATTCCTGCTCCTGAGAGGAGTCAAGACCATGTCTCTCAGGATGGACAGACAGATGGCAACAGCCCAGCTTGTCGCTCTGTACCTGGATTCATTGGGTTTCCTCGTTCACTACCCTGGATTGAAGTCACATCCCAAGGCCGACATTCACTGGAAGCAGGCCACAGGTGCTGGAGCGGTTCTGAGTTTTGTCACGGATGATAAGGCTTTAAGCGAGAGAATCGTTGGAGGAACAAGACTATGGGGTATCAGCGTTTCATTTGGTGCAGTTAATAGTTTGATCAGTATGCCTTGTCTAATGTC TCACGCTTCCATTTCCGCTGCTGTACGTGCTGAGCGAGGACTTCCCGAGAATCTCATCCGACTCTGTGTCGGTATCGAGGACCCTCGAGATCTCATGGACGATCTCGAAcactccctcctctctgCCGGCGCCATCACGCCCAACTTGTCGTACACTCCCCTCTCTCACGCCAAGTCCGCCGAGCTCTACGCCACCGATCCCGAAGCATGGATCCTCGACCGAGCACGAGGTTTCAGACGTCCTTCAAGCAACGCCATCGACAAGCTTGTCAACGGTGTCAAAAAAGGTCTTGGTATCACTTCAGGACAGCGAAAGTCGATCGATCATGATATCGTTGTTTCCGCTCCAGGCAAGGTCATTCTCTTCGGCGAGCACGCTGTGGTTCACGGTGTGACGGCTGTCGCCACCAGTGTGAACCTGCGATGCTTTGCGGTCCTCTCCCCTCGATCGGATGAAAGGGTTGGCTTGGAAGTGCCCGATCTCGAAGTAGAGCTGGAATGGGAGATCTCTAAATTGCCTTGGAACCTCCTTCCTGTGCATAGTCATGGCCAAAAGCGATTGGCCGACAAAGAGCTGGacccacctcttcttcaggCAATTGAGGGATTAGTCAATACTCATGTAGAAGTTGGCAAGACGGGGATAGGGTCATGTGTAGCATTCCTGTACGTGTACATGGTGATGGCGGGGAGTGAAGAAAACGC CTTGGCGGTCACTTTCACTGCTTCGGCCAATTTACCCATTGGCGCCGGACTCGGTTCCTCCGCAGCGTACTCTGCATGTGTGGCTtccgctcttctccttgcccaCTCCCATATCTCAACTCCTACCGACATTactctctcgtcctctgaCACGGACATTGTCGATGGCTGGGCATTCTTGTCCGAGAAGGTATTGCATGGAACCCCCAGCGGTATTGACAATGCGGTAGCTGTCAGAGGCGGTGCTGTCGCGTACACTCGTGCGGTTGGTGGACGGACAGGCGGGTTGGATAGTCTTCACGG GTTCTCTTCCGTCCGTCTCCTCCTTACCAACACACTGGTGCCCAGAGATACCAAAACTCTTGTCGCAGGCGTCTCTGCTAAACGACTGGCTGAGCCCCACGTCGTCGACCCCATGCTTGATGCTATTCAAAGTATCAGTGATGAGGCACGAACCTTACTGAATGGCAAGGCTCATGTAGAAAGAAAGGAGCTAGTTGGCAGActggag ACCTTGATCAAAGAAAAtcactctcatctcgtcaatcttggtgtctctcatccttctctcgacaTGATCGTGGCTGCTACTGCTGCCGAGCCCTTCGGACTTGCTTCGAAACTGACCGGCGCAGGCGGTGGTGGCTGTGCCGTGACTCTCATCCCAGATG AATTCCCTCAATCGACACTTGATGAACTCATAAATACTCTTCAGGGACATGGCTTCCAGCCCCATCTCACTTCGCTCGGAGGACCAGGTCTGGGTATTCATACAACACCAGCAGCTAAGGAGGACAACAAGGTCAGAacgggagaagagggtgaaggtATGGTCATGCCTAAGCGAGCGGGACTGAGAGAAGCGGGAACAGATGGCTTGGAAGCGTGGGCGGAGAGATTGGGGGGATGGAAATATACTTAA